GCCTGTCAGCCCCCCACTCATAAAAACGTTCCGCGGCCCCTGGTATTCAAGCCATCCTCCTAAAACatggcactcagagattatatgaatacCTAACAGCTTTATATAACCTATCATTATCCGCTGGAtgtatccccgtttcttggaaggaagcaataatattaaggTTCCAGAAAGTAGGTAAGCCAGCGAATACACCAAACAACTATCGCCCAATTAgcctaaccagttgtattggcaaaatATTAGAGacgataattagtaatcgtctttCCACATActtaaaagaaaattcaaaattacccaaaattcaaaacggatttcgaaaataCCGACAAACGacaactacagaccacctgattcgacttacagaatcaattgcaggcagttttaataaaaatcaatgcactgtagcttgctttctcgacattgagaaagcttttgacacagtgtggcataatggtttacAACACAGGTTACAGGAAATGGCTTTACCCCAGGGAATTATTCGCTTCCTGTCCAACTTTCTGGACAACCGAATGTGCAAAGTacatgtgaatggggcccactcagggtccttttcacccgaagcgggagtcccgcagggaggggtagttaaccctatattatttatcatgtatgtgagtaatatgccactgtcggacctaaatttagatTTTGCATCAcgatttgctgacgatgtagcagtctggaaacgTGCTCCCACTCCTTCAATTGCAGCAACAAACTTCCAATCAGTCCTAaaaacatcgaagaatactgccagaaatacagaataaaaatcaatattccgaaaacccaagtgatATCATTCAGCAGActcaataaactgaaaaaagatccacaaAAGCTCTACATGAATGGATCACGTTTACtaactgctacttctgctaaatttctcgGTTCAACTTACCatacaaaattaacgtggttaccgcatactaaaaatatactaatacgaatctggaaaagaacaaattatgaaagaagtctttcaggtaaaaaccaaggaacatcaccagacaacatacttaaaatctacaaaacgtacataagacccataatagaatatgcatctCCTGgatggattaacatagcacccacacatttacAACATTCAGTTTTATCTTCGGAGTATAAAGTACCACGTggtacttcatccacattcatgcacaagtatgcgaACATAgaaatatctgaaagactctttgCGTGATTGTCTAAAACATGGATTCTCAACCGGGTCCACATGGACCCTAGGGGTCCATGGAATATTTCTGGGGGTCCACAGGCAAAACATAACAAATTGGGGTCCACAATGATATTTTGGTGATCCATGAAGAAACCCAACTTAGaatggtttttattattaaaaattcaatttctaCTGTAATTTTGGTTGGACGTGAAAAAAGCTGAAGTAGACATTCAAACGAATTTGGATGTATTTTCTAGATTTTGAAAAATTTCCAGAAAATTGCCTTGAgagcaataaaaaaagaaaaaaataagtgatAAGAGCTGGTTTTAAATATGCGCCTCAGGCAGTCGGTTCTTTTCCTATTATATTGTCTGTCTGACCTTCGCTCTCCCATACTAATCTCCTTAGGGAATTTATTCCAGAAATACTTCGATCTGTCAAACCCTTCTAGGGGAAAATCTATTAAAATGTCGACTTGACCCAAGCAGTTCACTTCAGTTTAACGTTGAACTCCATCGTGAAAAGGTAAGAGATATTAAAAGTTCCTAGTACAGAcattatttcgtttttttttaaatttctgcatttcaataatgaaaaaattatttcccAGTATAAAAAGACTGAAGAGAAAAATGGCAAATGTTTCCCGTTTTGatacaaatttcaaatatcaattcATATCTTGGCAGTTATCTGATATAATTATCAGCTTTGAGGAAGTTAAAAATGCCAATGGTGACCCTAATGATAATAATGAATGACttctatagttttttttaataattcaagttattttaacAATAGCATTTCTATTTACCAGTTTTACCTCGAACATTTACCATGCACTCTGTTtctaaatatgtgttttatttgtcgaaaaatttctaaaaatgaatAGCAATGtatataccgtattttccggttaataagccgatcgccgaataagccgaggccaaatttcagctctgaaaatgagggtttttgcttattactgCCCAATAAGCCggggccatttttaagaagtgacaagtttcttcaaaatgatttcttagtctcgtttcaacgtcagcatgcatgttgtgtgtgatcattggcgttctgtagtaaagcagaacgtgtcgtattgagacagagatggaatcaatatgtcattcgttattggctccactcactgtaattaggtaactaATGAAATTCCAGAATTTTTACTCAGTAATTAAAATCACTAACCCAGGGTATAAATACCAGGGGTATGTAGTGGGAGTTTATCATTGTACCGTCAAAAGCCAAAGATGTCTACACCTGCAAAAAAAAGAATGCGTTATGATGCTGCTTTTAAACTGAAAGTAGTAGAGCTAGCCTTAAAAACCTCAAATATGAATGCCGCTCGCCATTACTGTGTGAATGAAAAACAGGTCCgtgaatggaagaaagcagaatgTGTGCTAAAAGAAATGTCGAAAACAAGTAAATGTAACCAGAAAAATCAACCGAAGTGGCCAAAATTGGAAGAAGATGTAGCGACATGGGTGAATGAAAACCGGCAGAGTGGCTTGACTGTCACGCGTGCCCAGATCCGTATTTTTGCACTAAAGTGGGCTGGtcgaaataaagaaaattcaagaGACTTTAAGGCAACCAACAGCTGGTGTACCCGCTTAATGAAGCAACACAGCCTTGTACTTCGAGACAAAACAAAGATCGCGCAGAAACTGCCAAGTGACTTGGATGATAAAATCACCTCGTTCCAGAAATTTATCATTCATCATCGCCAAAAAACACAACTACCCTCTACAAATGATTGGGAATATGGACGAGACTCTGATTTTTTTCGATATGGTTGGAAACAAAACCGTTAACAAAGCTGGCGAGAAAACCGTTTGGGTTAAGACAACGGGCCACGAGAagcaacgtttcactgtagtcttaacgtgctttgctgatgggacaaaattaccgcctatggtaattttcaaaagaaaaacatttcctaagaagaagaaatttccgaaaggagtgatcgtcCATGTACAAGAAAACGGATGGATGGATGACGAAGGATGCATCAAGTGGATTAACGAAGTGTGGGCGCGTCGTCCTGGCAGACTGATGAAATCTAGATCTCTGCTCGTTTGGGATATGTTTAAGTCCCACCTGTGTGAAAATGTTAAAGCCGCGATCAAAAGATGCAATACCGATATTGCAGTTATTCCCGGTGGGCTGACATCTGTGATACAGCCCTTAgatgtgtgtttaaataaaccttttaaagACAGGCTCCGTCAATGCTGGAATGAGTGGATGGTTTCCGGCAATCAAAGTTTTACTGCTGCCGGAAATATGCGCGCTGCATCACTCGCTACCGTCTGTGAGTGGGTCGTGACATCGTGGGACGATATACTGTGGAAAAGTCATTTAAAAAATGCAGCATCTCAAATGGAACGGAAGATGATATGTTGTTGTTGGACGACGACGAAGAAGACAACATTCCACTGACTCAGCTAATAACACCAGAGAATGACCCGTACGATGACCAGGTCTCTGCCGAGGATTGGAATCTATTATTTGGTGCTTCTGACGATGAAGATGATGAATTTGAtggattttaataaatttctgagattaaagtgtgtatttttttattaattttgttatttctatgaGTACATGTCATTCGTAATGTATAGACctttttctattaataaataaagtttattcaacTGAAATAACTCTGTCGTAACTGAGATCAAAGGTATGATTTTGGGGCCAATTTTAATCTTCGGTATTTTTTGGTCCAAAGCtggtgatcggccaataagccgacccccaaaaatcaggtccaaaatttagggccagaaattcggcttattaggcggaaaatacggtagtTAGATATTATGAAATGCAATAATTGTATTAccagctgtgtgtgtgtgtgtatgtatgtatgtattttttttattttttgcagacATTCCATAGCTGCTCCAAGTAAAAAGAAGTGCCGACAGTACTCCGTTGAATATTTGTCTTACAGATTTATTCCAACACCACATAATGAAACGAAACCAATGTGCCTCATATGTATGGATGTACTTTCAAATGATAGTATGAAACCTCGTAAACTAAAAATCCATCTAGAAAAGAAGCACACAGGAGAGAAAGATAAACCAGtagaatacattaaaaaactTCGTGATGATTTCCAAGCTAGAAAAACAGTGTCTcaattgtttaataacaaagtgtgTAAAATGAGTGATGGTTTACTGGCATCATATGAAATTAGCAAAATAATAGCAAAGGTAGGAAAACCCCATAATGTTGGTGAAACAGTAATTCTACCAGCAGTGTCTGTTATAATTTCGTcagttatgaaacaaaatgcaaGTGAAATTACTAATTGCATCCCTTTAAGCAACTCTTCTGTGTCACGACGCATTGATGAAATGGCAGAGGATGTAGAAAAACAATTGATAGCCCATTTGCAAGTGAAACAGTTTGCCCTTCAACTTGATGAATCCACTTTAAGAGATAATGAGGCCATTTTATTAGCATATGTTAGatttaacaatgatgaaggaCCCAAAGAGGAAATGCTTTTTGCTAGAAGTCTTGTGACAGACACAAAAggtgaaacaatttttaatgaagttgttACTTATTTCCAGGAAAACAATATTCCACTCAAAAATATAATCGCTTGTGCTACTGATGGTGCACCATCTGTGACAGGCAGATACAAAGGTTTTattgcacatttaaaaaaaagctgTCCCGGAAGTATTTTGTATTCACTGCGTGATACACCGTCAACACTTAGTTGCAAAGAAAATGAGTGCACGTTTGCATGATGCCCTTACTGTCGTAATACAAGTAGTTAACCATATTAAATCAAATTCTCTCCGAGACCGCctttttcatgaattatgtaaGCAAAATGGAGAAGAGTTTGAGCAGCTTGTATTACATACATTGCACTTTGGGATtctattgttttctttcttgCTGACACACAACTTGGAGAACAGCTGCTTGCAAATAAATGtgatgtgtttttcttatcagatatatttgaaaaattgaatTCATTTAATAAACAGCTCCATAGAAAAGATTCTGATCTGATATCTAGTAAAAAAGTGCTATTGCTGCTTTTCTGAGGAAACTACAGTTGTATAAGAATAATATCAGGCGTCGTGCATTTGAACAGTTTCCTTGTTTGGCCTCTGTTAGCAGCGATTTTCAAGATGAAGATCTTGCATTATATGGTGAATATATGGAAAATATGCATGAAGATATGCAAACTCGGTTTAGTGACCTACTCATGATGGTTATACCGACTTGGGTTTCAATTCCTTTCGAAGTTAATGTTGCCGATATCGACATATCTTTGCAAGAGCCTCTCATCGAATTACAAAGTGATGAAATAATGCGTGCAAAATTCAAAGATGGAAAGTACAATGTATGGAAGACAAATGATGTTGCTACAAAGTACCCTTTGCTCTGGGATAAAGCACAGCTCTATGTTATTGCTTTTCCAACATCTTATCTTGTTGAATCGGGATTTAGTCGTGTTTCTCAACTGTTATCAAAAGCTCGCAATAAACTTGACATTGTGAAAAGAGGTGATGTTCGACTATCATTAACATCGATGGAACCAGATATAAAGAAACTCGCGGAGCAGCATCAACCACAGGGATCTCATTGAATAAATATgcctatctttttttttttcttatcacacACTTAACTTTAACTGGTTTATCAAAACTTTTAACCAGTGTACATAAATAAATGCTGCAGTGAATTCAATTGCCTGAAGAGCTCTGATCTCCATGGGCTTGACCATGgaagaaacattataatattgtaatacaaaatattggtaaagaattattatcacaataattttgattattattattattattactaattatcattattattataattgttgtagaATACTTTATTTGCATTCaattagttttcatttaaaaataaagcttaattatatactatttctttgattattaaaacctcaaaatttatattagtgAAAAATAGAATTATTGTCTTCTTATGACCAATAGTTATGAAGGGGTCCACCAAGAAAAAAAGAAGGGAAAAGGGATCCATGGGTAAAAAAAAgttgagaaccactggtctaaaatattttaataagaattggcataagaataacttaatgtgtgatctcgacatattacgtacatgatgtaaattgtcctaaatacctctccccttttaacatatatctAAGGAATATCACAAAAGCTGGCCATCATGCACTAGACCCTTTATCCTTGTTTTCTATTATTGTTCcctaattttctttattattattattttattattactactggTAGTAGTAGTATTTTCTCTATAGAggaaagtaaaatatcaaaaacaaaaagtaagagAGACGTACTTTTGAGCTTAGGAAATTTTAACGGAAAATTGAGCAAATTTATAACGAAGAATTAGTTTATCGAGAACCGATCACATCATATAATTATCTGGGCTACCCATCATATGAAGTATGGAGCCATATCGGCCGAAATGCCGAAGAAGACCGGCAAATCGAACCTTGTAACGGCTTCGAAAATTGAAAATCAAGGGCAATGTTCAAAAAGTAAGTTCAATGCATGTGGCATAACTCtagattaaaatataaagttaaaaactttaaatgaacTTGCTAAATAACTAAGAACTATCGCCTCCCCAGTGGATATCTCTTGATTAAAGCTAAGAGAAAaaaggaacaaaatatataaaataactgaagaaaaagtaaaatctaCTGCTGTCGACAATGAAGCTTGTTAGACATGAAAAGTAACAACTGGAAAAGGAAATGCTAAAAACCCCACTCTGGATATTAAAACTAACACTAATTCGGAACCAAACGAAAGGAATTCTGAAGACGAAGGCTTCACACTAGTGAAGACTagaagtcagaaaaaacaaaacaaatacagaaacacCAGTGGCGAAGCTAAGGGGGGGCGCCAAAATGATGTTACGTAATTAGGAATGAACTTCAGAAAGAAATGTTTTCCCCTCTTAACCAATTAATGCCCAGTGTCCTATATATGGAAGTTTCAACGTCATGTGTTGCCACAAGTTGGTTGTGATTTGGTCACGTTATACCATAACGCTATCTAAACGCTGTGAAAACGTCAGATTGCAACGTCACTTCCTAACGAATAATGGACGTTATGTAACTTTGCCACAAGGTCTTAATTGGTCACATTTTTCTATTAAAGTTGTCTAAACGTTATGAAAACGTCAAAATGCAGTCATTACATAGCGAATAATCaacgttgttatgtaacattgtgaaatgtaacattatatgctgtaaatcagtaatcagaACTTCACCGAACAAAGcctgtataataataatgttactatAAGAGGTCTATAGTCATATCTCAAAAGGATAAAATGTCACTGGTCATTTCTGGTTTCATTCTGAAATGTAATGTTCATCTATTTGTAGGTTAATGTATAGggaaaatttcaaattatactagttcgaatatttataatataaacaataattaagttCCAACATGatcagttattaattttatatatacatttctttttacaGACTCTCAATAAAATGAAACGAGCACAACAGAGAAAATTAAGTGGGGTAGAAGGAAGGCCCAAGATGAAGGATGTGCGAAGTCAAGCAAAATTCTGACTGTAACGAGACACACATCACGACTCTACAAAAGACTTGAACAAGAAGACTTAGAAGAGAAGTACAGCAGTGAAACCGATTCAAAACAGCCATATTTAGATAAAAGCCAAAATGTACTAAAATTGTAGCTGATGCGATTCACCATCAAAAATTTGGATATATGAACTTTGACAAGGCATCAGGAAAAGCAATCGTGTCAGATGCATAGAAATAGTGGAGAGAGGGTCaatttattttcagaatagtGCAGAGTATTTTGCacaaaaaataatagataaatgaCTTCAGCatagtatataaaacaattagGAAAAGAAGGTACGGTGAATCGATCTTGGTTGGTGTAATCCCCTGTGAAGGGGGCAGCATTTTGTTTTTCGTGTCTGCTTTTCCCATCGAAAGATAAAGTCAGTAACTGCTCTTCTCTAGAAACTGAAAATGGTTTAAATAgttgaaaaaaacagaaaaaaattactgCACATGAGAATTCCCAAAGGCATTTGGATTCTTTCACAACATGGAAGGAAATGGAAAGGAGgctgataaaaaaaaaggtttaatagaTGCACAGCTACAAAATCAAGTTACTAAAGAGAAGGAAAAATGGTGACAAGTACTTAAGAGGGAGTTATGCTGCATAAAATATTTAGCCGAACAAAATTTGTCCCTAAGAGGCCACAGAGAAAGTaccactgaaactgaaaaaggTGAGAGTCTCAGAAACGCTGGAAATTTTATAGAACTCCTGAAGCTAGTTGCAGAGTTCGATCCAGTCATGAAGGGCCACCTTTGGTATGTGCAGCAAAATTCAGGATCAAATATGTACCTTTCCCCAGAAATACAGAATGAGTTCATCCAGCTTTTAGCAtctactgttaaaaaaaaacgtgTGACATTCAGAGAGCCAAATACTATGGAATAATGTTTGATTCAACTCCTGATGCTGCTCACCAAAATTAACCTACCCATACGGAAGAAGCAAAGCGAAGCTTTGTGAGAGAACTTTTGGCGAGAGTGAACTAAGAGataggagttttttttttttgcaagctATTGAGTATATAGAAATAGTATAGGAAAACTGATAACCCTTTTCCTGCGAGAACCACCTTCACTTATCTGGGCAAAGATAAACTACTATATCCACTTGGACAAAAATAATTACCCATATTATAAGAAACAGCACCAgttgaagaaaagaaagaaaaaagatccAACTAGGACGACGAAAGTGCGGGTTGCCAAACAAAAAGCGATGCCGACCACTGCAGCAGGAAATACAACCATGACTCCGGAAAAAAGAAGGAACATCTACAACGAGtggcctgaaaaaaaaaaagtaattcgtTTGGTGGCcaaaaattagaattaatttcGAACATGGAAAAAAATTCCCCATTACTGGCACTTGCAATGTAgcaaaagcaaaattaacatctctaaaaagtgataaagaaaagaatttaagaaaaaacgaaaaccaaaaagaaaaatagttaaattaaataattgaaGTGAAAATTCTGAAAACGATGGAGAAGAAaattctcatactgaggtagagacagttccttcttacattaaaaataatacaaatgatgATACTAACCTAAACAAAGACTTGGATGTAGATAACACAAAAACTAATCATAAGAAAAAAACCTTGAACAAAGCGACGAACAAACTAATGAAAACCAAGAGTTTACTCTAGTAGTATcaaaaagaaaatgaagaaattCACTAAAAACCGAAAGTACACAACCAATAAATACAcctaaaaaaacaatattctattattatttaagaCATGCCTGGCACATATAATACACCACAACTAGCAGCAGAAATTAGCAGATGTAAACCAGGTTTGAAATAGCCAATGTTAAGTGTTTATCTAGGGGCGGTGTCCTTGACTTCGGACACTTCACACCTTCACACTAGGGAACATAAATATACACTTACCAGGAACTAAAACACAGCCTAAGGCAATTGTAATCCGTGGGGTTCACCACTCCATAACCAAACAAGATATTGAGCAAGCAttacacaatctaaatatacaatACACCAAAGTGGAAAGAATTATATCCAAGGTCACAAATAAAGCAACAAATTTAGTAAAAGTTGGCATGGAACAACATTACAGTATCTTGGAACTGATAAATAATGGTATCATTTTGTGGTACCAAAAATTCCAAGTGGAACAACTAAAAACACCAGCAGTAGTAATTACACAGTTTTAATTGCCAACGCGTTTCAGCGGCATGTctagcaacaccgaggtgttgCAGGATGTGGCAGTGAACACCACATATCTGCTTATAAAAAAGAACAAGCTACACCAAAATGCTGTAACTGTGAAGAAACACATACAGTAAATAAGCGAcatatataaacagataaaacaactcatctatgaaataaaaacaataaaaccaacacaACAAACACACAACTACAGGACCAATTACATATGAACAAAAGGTGAAATATCACAcacaaccaaaacaaaaaaacaacaacaaaattcaacgAAAACAGTAACCAATTTACAAGAACCTAACAAAATCACAGATACAACAAGTAACCAAGAAAACAATcttacagtaaaagaaaacaaacgatGAAACATGTCTAATAGTAAAcgtaattaaacattttcttagaGTTCATTACAGAGTTTACAAAACCGAACCAATCACAAAATAGCATAGACCTTTTCATAAACATAGCTAAAAATACATAACACCACACATACTGCAACTAATAACAACAATCACAAGAAACATGCTAAAATCTTAAAATTCACAGTCCTAAGCATCAACATTCAAGGTGCACTTGCTTAGAAGAAATACAAGATTGAAGACTTAACAGATATTAACCCCGATATTCTTATATAAGTGAAACACTAATTTATCCTaagaatagattcaaaatatgtaactatacGTCAATAAGAAGAGATAGAAGAAATAATCAAGACATCAGATGaactttgttattatataaaaaccacCTTTCTGTTACTGAAATCCAAATGAACAGTAGCAATGAAAATATAGTGGTTGATATTCTCTTAGAAAACCACTCGATAATAACAATAGCAggattatactgttctccaacaaAGTGCATAGACATAAATCTCATTTACAACATCTTTTCCCATAACCAAAATTGTAATATGTGATCAGAATAGTAAACATAAGAACTTTGGATGTAAATCCACCAACTCCACTGACAGACAtctattacaattcatagataACAATAGCATATCCCTTATTAATGATAATACACCTACCACCTACCCATATTACCTATGCAACAAATTCAAAGAAGGAAAATTAgtcaataaaccaaacagttgtcgaccgatcagcctgaccagctgtgtaggcaaaattcttgaaagaataatgagcaatagactctccacaatttgagattaattcaaaattacgagaagaacaaaacggatttagaaaatatagacaaacaacagatcatttaattagattaaatgaaacattaataaacagctttaataaaaacgAATGCGCTGTTGcctgcttccttgatatcgagaaagcatttgacactgtatagcaca
Above is a genomic segment from Tachypleus tridentatus isolate NWPU-2018 chromosome 11, ASM421037v1, whole genome shotgun sequence containing:
- the LOC143231365 gene encoding SCAN domain-containing protein 3-like; this translates as MDDEGCIKWINEVWARRPGRLMKSRSLLVWDMFKSHLCENVKAAIKRCNTDIAVIPGGLTSVIQPLDVCLNKPFKDRLRQCWNEWMVSGNQSFTAAGNMRAASLATVCEHSIAAPSKKKCRQYSVEYLSYRFIPTPHNETKPMCLICMDVLSNDSMKPRKLKIHLEKKHTGEKDKPVEYIKKLRDDFQARKTVSQLFNNKVCKMSDGLLASYEISKIIAKVGKPHNVGETVILPAVSVIISSVMKQNASEITNCIPLSNSSVSRRIDEMAEDVEKQLIAHLQVKQFALQLDESTLRDNEAILLAYVRFNNDEGPKEEMLFARSLVTDTKGETIFNEVVTYFQENNIPLKNIIACATDGAPSVTGRYKGFIAHLKKSCPGSILYSLRDTPSTLSCKENECTKLQLYKNNIRRRAFEQFPCLASVSSDFQDEDLALYGEYMENMHEDMQTRFSDLLMMVIPTWVSIPFEVNVADIDISLQEPLIELQSDEIMRAKFKDGKYNVWKTNDVATKYPLLWDKAQLYVIAFPTSYLVESGFSRVSQLLSKARNKLDIVKRGDVRLSLTSMEPDIKKLAEQHQPQGSH